The following proteins are encoded in a genomic region of Sulfurimonas sp. HSL3-7:
- a CDS encoding adenosylcobinamide-GDP ribazoletransferase, with product MVNSGKKNKTQNIRHSEPDSKSTTFPIPDSPFPRAAKGFALAINMLTILPFFKIHDFFRGINGYAVMSYPLVGALLGGILWLVYILLAPYFPEAHLHIILFALWVLLTGALHLDGFSDTVDGLFVPTERAEAVMKDPHVGGMGMIFTAVFLLLKASSLWFLESLWLLPLLLMLSRFNAVLAIYFFPYIRKAGMSTLAKEEFTRSQLAAAALTVLAVVALSGGWLLLLFSLLALLLIKGFFVRRLGGFSGDIYGFTIEVTELLLLNVLLFKASVC from the coding sequence ATGGTAAATAGTGGTAAAAAAAATAAGACACAAAATATCCGTCACTCTGAACCGGACTCAAAGTCTACTACTTTTCCCATTCCCGATTCACCATTTCCCCGCGCAGCGAAGGGTTTCGCTCTCGCCATCAACATGCTCACCATCCTCCCCTTTTTCAAAATACACGATTTCTTCAGGGGGATCAACGGCTACGCCGTGATGAGCTACCCCCTTGTCGGCGCGCTTCTCGGCGGCATACTCTGGCTTGTCTACATACTTTTGGCACCCTATTTTCCCGAGGCGCATCTGCATATTATCCTCTTCGCCCTCTGGGTCCTGCTGACCGGGGCCCTTCACCTCGACGGCTTCTCCGACACCGTCGACGGCCTCTTCGTCCCGACTGAGAGGGCCGAAGCCGTGATGAAGGATCCGCATGTCGGCGGGATGGGGATGATCTTCACCGCAGTTTTTCTGCTGCTGAAGGCCTCTTCGCTCTGGTTCCTGGAATCGCTCTGGCTGCTGCCGCTTCTGCTGATGCTCTCGCGTTTCAACGCCGTATTGGCCATCTACTTCTTCCCCTACATCCGCAAAGCGGGGATGAGCACCCTGGCCAAAGAGGAGTTCACGCGCAGCCAGCTTGCTGCGGCGGCACTAACGGTCCTCGCCGTCGTCGCCCTGAGCGGCGGCTGGCTTCTGCTGCTCTTCTCGCTTCTGGCACTGCTGTTGATCAAGGGCTTCTTTGTCCGGCGGCTCGGCGGTTTCAGCGGCGATATCTACGGCTTTACGATCGAGGTGACGGAGCTGCTGCTGCTCAACGTTCTCCTCTTCAAGGCCTCGGTATGCTGA
- the cobC gene encoding alpha-ribazole phosphatase family protein: MLITLVRHGEVETAYRHCYNGHNYIGLSPKGRAQAKELARRLEGETFDAVYCSDLKRCRETLEPIIEDTRLQTGDIVYTPQLREKSWGRHEGMSFDAITEQEGLEYEDFLQWIRALDGEPYDAYIARIETFFTRDLPRTPCEKVLVVTHAGVIRVLMHLLQGIALEAAFSVDFPYSAYTTLNTSTWEFGAVQCV, translated from the coding sequence ATGCTGATCACCCTCGTTCGCCACGGCGAAGTCGAAACCGCCTACCGGCACTGCTATAACGGCCATAACTACATCGGTCTCTCGCCGAAGGGGAGAGCGCAGGCAAAAGAGCTGGCCCGCCGTCTCGAAGGAGAGACCTTCGATGCCGTCTACTGCTCCGACCTCAAGCGCTGCAGAGAGACCCTCGAACCCATTATCGAAGATACACGCCTGCAGACCGGCGATATAGTCTACACCCCGCAGCTGCGCGAGAAGTCCTGGGGAAGACACGAGGGGATGAGCTTCGATGCCATCACAGAGCAGGAGGGGCTGGAATATGAAGATTTCCTGCAGTGGATCAGGGCGCTCGACGGCGAGCCCTACGACGCCTACATCGCGCGCATCGAGACGTTTTTCACCCGCGATCTGCCACGGACACCGTGTGAGAAGGTGCTTGTCGTCACCCATGCCGGGGTGATCCGTGTCCTGATGCATCTGCTGCAGGGGATCGCTCTCGAAGCGGCTTTTAGCGTCGATTTTCCTTACAGTGCCTATACTACTCTAAACACATCCACCTGGGAATTCGGAGCCGTGCAATGCGTCTGA
- a CDS encoding helical backbone metal receptor, whose protein sequence is MRLIWLLLLSLSLFGAERIVTLSPAIAEITADLGALDEIVGVSEYTYYPQSLRERPKIGGYFSLSLERIISLNPTLVIGLPHQQETLEKLQAFHIKTLQVELGKIGEIKRSISVIAETLRKEERGRQLVDAIEKNQRTAPKLEKKKSVLIVFANASGIDKGVYVAGHNLYFEEILHLCGAENAYKESFNAQPVLKAEGLIATDPDTVLLLFGPLDRFDADAVMRSWQRLPLKAVRSGSIKIIQSDYLLIPSHRVAKSIKTICEAIR, encoded by the coding sequence ATGCGTCTGATCTGGCTGCTTCTTTTGTCACTGTCGCTCTTCGGCGCCGAGCGTATCGTCACCCTCAGCCCGGCCATCGCGGAGATCACGGCCGACCTCGGTGCCCTGGATGAGATCGTCGGAGTGAGCGAGTACACCTACTACCCCCAATCCCTGCGGGAACGTCCCAAGATCGGCGGCTACTTCTCCCTCTCCCTCGAGAGGATCATTTCCCTCAACCCCACCCTTGTGATCGGCCTCCCCCACCAGCAGGAGACGCTCGAAAAGCTTCAAGCCTTTCACATAAAGACCCTGCAGGTGGAGCTCGGGAAGATCGGCGAGATCAAGCGTTCCATTTCCGTCATCGCCGAAACACTCCGGAAAGAAGAGCGCGGCCGCCAACTCGTTGATGCAATAGAAAAGAACCAAAGAACCGCACCGAAACTCGAAAAGAAGAAGAGCGTGCTGATCGTCTTTGCCAACGCCAGCGGCATCGACAAGGGGGTCTATGTGGCGGGGCACAACCTCTATTTCGAGGAGATCCTCCACCTCTGCGGGGCAGAGAACGCCTACAAAGAGAGCTTCAACGCCCAGCCCGTTCTCAAGGCGGAAGGGCTGATCGCCACCGATCCCGACACCGTGCTGCTGCTCTTCGGGCCGCTTGACCGCTTCGACGCCGATGCCGTGATGCGCTCCTGGCAGCGGCTGCCGCTCAAGGCGGTCAGAAGCGGAAGCATCAAGATCATCCAAAGCGACTACCTCCTCATCCCGAGCCACCGCGTCGCCAAAAGCATCAAAACCATCTGCGAGGCGATCCGATGA
- a CDS encoding ABC transporter ATP-binding protein: MISVSNLSCGYDKTVLNALSFSCGENLAVLGPNGIGKSTLAKALCGLLPYEGEILINGRPLETYSSGERAKTITYIPPKLTSFDAYITVEEFVLMGRYPHKPALSGYTEEDRQRVAALLRESGLEPGHAVTALSSGQQQLLLIAQALLQESSIILFDEPTANLDPKHAHDFYRALKKLPRQTQKVVITHDLHFAKALGYPLLFLHEEGLRLYREPKAFFTPENLESCYGVAFRPDAESPEVAYD, translated from the coding sequence ATGATCAGCGTCAGCAACCTCTCCTGCGGCTACGACAAGACCGTTTTGAACGCGCTCAGCTTCTCCTGCGGGGAGAACCTCGCTGTCCTCGGCCCCAACGGCATCGGCAAAAGCACCCTGGCCAAGGCGCTCTGCGGCCTTCTCCCCTACGAGGGCGAGATCCTGATCAACGGCAGGCCCCTCGAAACGTACAGCTCCGGCGAACGGGCCAAGACCATCACCTACATCCCGCCCAAACTGACGAGTTTCGACGCCTATATCACCGTCGAGGAGTTCGTCCTGATGGGGCGCTACCCCCACAAACCGGCGCTCAGCGGCTACACGGAAGAGGACAGACAGAGGGTCGCCGCGCTGCTGAGAGAGTCGGGGCTTGAGCCCGGGCACGCCGTCACGGCGCTCAGTTCCGGCCAGCAACAGCTGCTGCTGATCGCCCAGGCCCTGCTGCAGGAGAGCAGCATCATCCTCTTCGACGAACCGACGGCCAATCTTGACCCGAAACACGCCCATGACTTCTACCGGGCCCTCAAAAAGCTCCCTCGGCAGACGCAGAAAGTCGTCATCACCCACGATCTTCACTTTGCCAAAGCGCTGGGCTACCCTCTCTTGTTCCTGCATGAAGAGGGTCTGCGCCTCTACAGGGAGCCCAAGGCGTTCTTCACCCCCGAGAACCTCGAGTCCTGCTACGGCGTCGCGTTCCGGCCGGATGCGGAGAGCCCGGAGGTGGCCTATGATTAA
- a CDS encoding iron ABC transporter permease — MIKRLLLALLLLLTLASPFVGSVAIDLGSLADTGTVGHQIFFELRLPRLLLAFFSGALLALSGWLFQTLFRNGLMTPYTLGISGGAVLGTGIATVLGLNTLVVGISFGAFFGFAGALSSVMLLLWLSRYIPDKEGNSLLLLGIALSFFFSAALMVLFAVASAMQSHAILLYTMGSLSTMGYAEATAVALSSLVLLLFLYAKRFELAILGVNEEHARLKGIDTRRLTVILLVLSSLVIGVAISVTGPIGFVGLIVPHMVRKLYHRANHRLIVPVALYGGLFLAACDTLSRLPQLQSELPIGIVTAFIGGPFFIYLIIKGRS; from the coding sequence ATGATTAAACGGCTTCTTCTTGCCCTGCTGCTTCTGCTCACGCTGGCCTCCCCCTTCGTCGGCAGCGTCGCCATCGATCTCGGCAGCCTCGCCGACACCGGGACCGTCGGCCACCAGATTTTTTTCGAACTGCGGCTGCCGCGGCTGCTGCTCGCCTTTTTCAGCGGGGCGCTGCTGGCCTTGAGCGGCTGGCTCTTCCAGACCCTTTTTCGCAACGGCCTGATGACCCCCTACACGCTCGGCATCTCCGGCGGTGCGGTGCTGGGAACGGGGATCGCCACGGTGCTGGGGCTCAACACCCTTGTTGTCGGAATCAGCTTCGGCGCCTTCTTCGGCTTTGCGGGCGCCCTCTCTTCGGTGATGCTGCTGCTCTGGCTCTCGCGCTATATCCCCGACAAAGAGGGCAATTCCCTTCTACTGCTTGGGATCGCCCTCTCCTTCTTCTTCTCCGCCGCGCTGATGGTTCTCTTTGCTGTCGCCTCGGCAATGCAGAGCCACGCCATACTGCTCTACACCATGGGCTCGCTCTCGACCATGGGCTACGCGGAGGCAACCGCCGTCGCCCTGAGCTCCCTGGTACTGCTGCTCTTTCTCTATGCGAAACGTTTCGAGCTCGCCATCCTCGGCGTCAACGAGGAGCACGCCAGGCTCAAGGGGATCGATACCCGCCGCCTCACCGTCATACTGCTGGTGCTCAGTTCGCTGGTCATCGGCGTCGCCATCTCCGTGACCGGCCCCATCGGCTTTGTCGGGCTCATCGTCCCGCACATGGTCCGCAAGCTCTACCACAGGGCCAACCACCGGCTCATCGTCCCCGTCGCTCTCTACGGCGGCCTCTTCCTGGCCGCCTGCGACACCCTGTCGCGCCTGCCCCAGCTCCAGAGCGAGCTGCCCATCGGGATCGTCACCGCCTTTATCGGCGGCCCCTTCTTTATCTACCTTATCATCAAAGGACGCTCATGA
- a CDS encoding phosphotransferase, translated as MGVKSALSLEEANRLFEGRRFERLEATTDGIIDTTYIARSGATAYILKKYEEAGRERIEAERALLERFSRCGITVPSHLASSGEWHLYSCLKGRKVTQVNHLHLQSVARTLARMHRCTHSGHRPIFDPEETALQLRRLRAKEYSSYVRLHRLRDYRPKREGVIHGDLFTDNALFDGGRIGVIDFIDAGEGSFAFDLGVAALDWALRGRNLGYLRRFLRAYNQHAPRKIALHKLIGEIKNAAAFYTLSRIDKKVRSAAHQKALLKRTRHLEWSHPC; from the coding sequence ATGGGGGTGAAGAGCGCACTTTCACTCGAGGAGGCCAACCGCCTTTTCGAAGGCCGTCGTTTCGAGAGGCTCGAAGCGACAACGGACGGCATCATCGACACGACTTATATCGCTCGCAGCGGAGCAACGGCCTACATTCTCAAGAAGTACGAGGAGGCCGGCAGGGAGAGAATCGAAGCGGAGCGCGCTCTTCTTGAGCGGTTTTCGCGCTGCGGTATCACAGTGCCGAGCCACCTTGCAAGCAGCGGCGAGTGGCACCTCTACAGCTGCCTCAAAGGCCGGAAAGTGACACAGGTAAACCACCTCCACCTTCAAAGCGTGGCGCGCACGCTCGCCAGAATGCACCGATGCACGCACAGCGGTCACCGCCCGATTTTCGACCCGGAAGAGACCGCCCTGCAGCTTCGCCGTCTCCGGGCTAAGGAGTACAGCAGCTACGTCCGGCTGCACCGTCTCCGCGACTACCGCCCAAAGAGGGAGGGGGTCATCCACGGGGACCTCTTTACGGACAACGCCCTCTTTGACGGAGGCCGTATCGGCGTCATCGACTTTATCGATGCGGGCGAAGGGAGCTTCGCCTTCGATCTCGGCGTAGCGGCCCTCGACTGGGCACTGCGCGGCAGAAACCTCGGCTACCTCAGACGCTTTCTGCGCGCCTACAACCAGCACGCGCCCCGCAAGATCGCCCTCCACAAGCTGATAGGGGAGATAAAGAACGCCGCCGCCTTCTACACGCTCAGCCGCATCGACAAGAAGGTGCGCTCCGCAGCCCACCAGAAAGCGCTGCTGAAAAGAACGAGACATCTGGAGTGGAGCCACCCATGCTGA
- a CDS encoding aminotransferase class I/II-fold pyridoxal phosphate-dependent enzyme, whose product MLKRPDHGGDIYAAAERLGCRAEEITDFSSNINIVAPAVKLELTPALITSYGDPRYSLLRSTIARRYALETEEIALFNGASSAIMELFRSLRPKRTCLYTPIYGEYVKASELYSRKTRLFDRFTELYKRPKKGSTVVFVNPSTPDGRHYDLERLFAIWREARCTVIIDESFLEFSKKPSVRKMIREYKKLYIVHSFTKFYACAGLRVGALFSSPENIDALALPAWNISSFDAAYVTALLSDPDHRSLSLKTQKEQYRELRSILKGSGLFEKVYKSDANFILTRSDRAPLIYEALFKAKILVRDCANFDGLDRRYLRFAVKGKTAHKLLKKGLHALA is encoded by the coding sequence ATGCTGAAACGCCCTGACCACGGCGGCGACATCTACGCCGCCGCCGAAAGACTCGGCTGCCGCGCCGAGGAGATCACCGACTTCTCCTCCAACATCAACATCGTCGCACCGGCGGTCAAACTCGAGCTGACCCCTGCGCTTATAACCAGCTACGGCGACCCGCGATACAGTCTGCTTCGCAGCACTATCGCCCGACGCTACGCTCTTGAGACAGAGGAGATCGCCCTTTTCAACGGGGCATCGAGCGCCATTATGGAGCTCTTTCGCTCTCTGCGACCGAAACGGACCTGCCTCTACACCCCGATCTACGGCGAATATGTCAAAGCGTCCGAGCTCTACAGCCGGAAGACCCGGCTATTCGACCGTTTCACAGAACTCTACAAGAGACCGAAAAAAGGCTCGACCGTCGTCTTCGTCAACCCCTCCACGCCCGACGGCCGCCATTATGACCTCGAACGCCTCTTTGCGATCTGGAGAGAGGCCCGATGCACCGTCATCATAGACGAATCCTTTCTGGAGTTCAGCAAGAAACCCTCGGTCAGGAAGATGATCAGGGAGTACAAGAAGCTCTATATCGTCCACTCCTTCACCAAGTTCTACGCCTGCGCGGGGCTGAGGGTCGGCGCCCTCTTTTCAAGCCCCGAAAACATCGACGCCCTCGCATTGCCTGCCTGGAACATCTCCTCTTTTGACGCCGCCTACGTCACGGCGCTGCTCAGCGATCCCGACCACCGGAGCCTTTCACTTAAAACCCAGAAGGAACAGTACCGGGAGCTGCGTTCCATACTCAAGGGCTCCGGGCTCTTCGAGAAGGTCTACAAAAGCGACGCCAACTTCATTTTGACCCGCTCCGACAGGGCGCCTCTTATCTATGAAGCGCTCTTCAAAGCAAAGATACTGGTACGCGACTGCGCCAACTTCGACGGCCTCGACCGCCGCTACCTCCGCTTCGCCGTCAAGGGCAAAACTGCCCACAAACTTTTGAAAAAGGGCCTCCATGCACTCGCTTAG